Proteins encoded in a region of the Mariprofundus ferrinatatus genome:
- a CDS encoding ankyrin repeat domain-containing protein — protein sequence MQNNEQESWFNSAKEGDLKSLQQTLESGFEINSTDQNGNSALHYASQGAHLDVMRFLIEHGADLNLQNSRLSTPLHLTAKNIDAIRILLEAGADPNIQDADWCYPYYFAFYGSMTRELSELYIKHGAKIQYIDKM from the coding sequence ATGCAAAATAATGAACAGGAATCCTGGTTCAATTCGGCAAAAGAGGGTGACCTGAAGTCACTTCAGCAAACCTTGGAATCAGGTTTTGAAATCAATTCGACCGATCAGAATGGCAACAGTGCACTGCATTATGCTAGCCAAGGCGCCCATCTGGATGTCATGCGTTTTCTCATTGAGCATGGCGCTGATTTAAACTTGCAAAACTCCAGGCTGTCGACGCCTCTGCATCTTACTGCAAAAAACATCGATGCGATTCGAATTCTCCTGGAAGCCGGAGCCGATCCCAACATCCAGGATGCTGACTGGTGCTACCCCTATTATTTTGCCTTTTACGGCTCAATGACTCGAGAACTGAGCGAACTATACATTAAACACGGTGCGAAAATTCAATATATCGATAAAATGTAG
- a CDS encoding class I SAM-dependent methyltransferase: MKKEQRKRIVDRHRDSLKRFGYHPNALYWSSREIQDVRFRVLAEVGIESGDSVLDVGCGFADFKSWIEGQGKQIDFTGVDLSPDLIMVAKEKHPDAQLFCGELTDFEFSPGTFDWVILSGALNEQLHDDGAYARRIIAMMYGLCRKGVAFNMLDARHIKAHDLQSVDPIQMFDYCKNIASDAELHDGYLANDFSIYMYR, encoded by the coding sequence ATGAAAAAAGAACAACGCAAACGGATTGTCGATCGCCATCGTGACAGTCTGAAACGGTTCGGCTACCACCCCAACGCTCTCTACTGGAGCAGCCGGGAGATTCAGGACGTTCGTTTCAGGGTATTGGCCGAGGTTGGCATTGAAAGCGGTGATTCAGTACTGGATGTAGGTTGCGGATTTGCTGATTTTAAAAGCTGGATTGAAGGGCAGGGTAAACAGATTGATTTTACCGGTGTCGATCTCTCTCCTGACCTGATCATGGTTGCAAAGGAGAAACACCCGGATGCCCAACTGTTTTGTGGCGAACTGACCGATTTCGAGTTCTCTCCCGGCACCTTTGATTGGGTCATTCTCTCCGGCGCACTGAATGAACAGTTGCATGATGATGGCGCCTATGCTCGCAGGATAATTGCAATGATGTACGGGTTATGCCGCAAAGGCGTCGCCTTCAACATGCTTGATGCACGCCACATCAAAGCACACGATCTGCAGAGCGTTGATCCGATCCAGATGTTCGACTACTGCAAAAACATCGCTTCTGATGCCGAACTGCATGATGGTTACCTTGCCAACGATTTTTCGATTTATATGTACCGTTGA
- a CDS encoding M48 family metallopeptidase, whose translation MRWKSVPETEPITLMMDDGFSYNVIRRPKRKTLSIVIRATNDVDVLAPSRMPLAVIDQFVSSKSIWIQRKLLFNREIRSQYRPKLFLAGETFKLLDTPLRLATRAGKRGVELIDDKLVVTLPASLKAESREETIKRLLVTWFRDQAENHFKQRSKVLSQLIGRTPASVATKHYKSRWGSCHHDGRIYFNWRLIMAPARIIDYVIVHELCHLIHHNHSTAYWSLVESIMPDFRSAKQWLKINGATLEI comes from the coding sequence ATGCGCTGGAAATCGGTGCCTGAAACTGAACCAATCACTCTGATGATGGATGACGGCTTTTCATACAATGTGATTCGCAGACCAAAACGGAAAACACTCAGCATCGTTATCCGCGCCACAAATGATGTCGATGTTCTGGCCCCAAGCAGAATGCCACTTGCTGTGATTGATCAGTTCGTTTCCAGCAAATCGATATGGATTCAACGTAAGCTGCTCTTTAACCGGGAAATCAGATCACAATACCGCCCCAAACTTTTTCTGGCTGGAGAAACATTCAAGTTGCTCGACACCCCCCTGAGGCTGGCCACCAGAGCAGGTAAGCGGGGTGTTGAACTGATTGATGATAAACTAGTGGTTACCCTTCCTGCCAGCCTGAAGGCGGAGAGCCGGGAGGAAACGATCAAGAGACTTTTGGTAACATGGTTTCGGGATCAGGCGGAAAACCACTTCAAGCAACGGAGCAAAGTGCTATCACAGCTGATTGGCAGGACCCCTGCTTCAGTCGCCACAAAGCACTACAAAAGCCGCTGGGGAAGCTGTCACCATGACGGGCGCATTTATTTCAACTGGCGTCTGATCATGGCACCCGCTCGGATTATCGATTATGTCATCGTGCATGAACTGTGCCACCTGATCCATCACAACCACTCGACTGCATACTGGAGCCTGGTTGAATCGATCATGCCCGATTTCCGCAGCGCCAAGCAGTGGCTTAAAATCAACGGTGCAACGCTTGAAATATAG
- a CDS encoding Hsp33 family molecular chaperone HslO, whose translation MTHIATEPDQLTRFLLPDAFTRGAIIRGDGIVREAMRVHGLNGPAADLFGQTLVASILLLSISKGGMRQVLQLDAAVDSAAPLRRLLSEARPGAVRGYVSWQEEKTALRYVEHSGLGSWMGSPVRLSTVRDMGVGHPYISTIEHASDHLADQLIHYLNQSVQIRADIILHGDLGLMIEAMPGCDEEHWFKAVEAMAKIPNTILERESTESILSHFSTLNCKVVGSDSYAYRCDCSREKMQAALDGISKEQLEELADEQGKVTLSCQYCDNFYALEIGA comes from the coding sequence ATGACGCACATCGCTACAGAACCGGATCAACTTACCCGCTTTCTGCTCCCCGATGCATTTACGCGTGGTGCCATTATCCGCGGCGATGGCATCGTCCGGGAGGCAATGCGCGTTCACGGCCTCAACGGGCCTGCAGCCGATCTTTTCGGCCAGACCTTGGTTGCTTCAATCCTTCTTCTAAGCATCAGTAAAGGCGGCATGCGCCAAGTTCTGCAACTCGATGCAGCAGTCGATAGTGCCGCCCCGCTTCGACGCCTGCTGTCAGAAGCAAGGCCCGGGGCAGTTCGAGGATATGTAAGCTGGCAGGAGGAGAAGACTGCCCTGCGCTACGTCGAACATTCAGGTTTGGGTAGCTGGATGGGATCTCCGGTGCGCCTTTCCACTGTTCGCGACATGGGTGTCGGCCACCCCTACATCTCCACGATCGAACACGCTTCCGACCATCTGGCAGACCAGTTGATTCACTATCTGAATCAGTCCGTACAGATCAGGGCTGACATCATATTGCACGGGGATCTTGGCCTGATGATCGAGGCCATGCCAGGCTGCGATGAAGAACACTGGTTCAAGGCCGTGGAAGCGATGGCGAAGATTCCGAACACCATTCTGGAACGTGAATCAACCGAATCCATTTTATCGCACTTCTCAACGCTCAACTGCAAAGTGGTTGGCTCTGACAGCTATGCTTACCGCTGCGATTGCAGTCGCGAGAAGATGCAGGCCGCACTGGATGGTATCTCGAAAGAACAACTTGAAGAACTTGCTGATGAGCAGGGTAAAGTGACGCTCTCTTGCCAGTATTGTGACAACTTCTATGCGCTGGAAATCGGTGCCTGA
- a CDS encoding HAD family hydrolase, whose protein sequence is MNRIEAVLLDMDGTIVDAFPPIIRALNQTFVEYGLPQMTPEEVKRHTGRGDCSMISLFGDRREEAGKRFLEIHDEDYLDHIKPLAGAETLLHWLGKQSIPCAIVTSKSQMRAEAQLDALGWHQHVDAVIGKIDGRPEKPDPTPVLLACEALSIPVANTVMVGDGVADMKAAKRAGSRGLGLCDSFSQHELEEAGAFLCFDSLVEIHAWLKERS, encoded by the coding sequence GTGAACAGAATTGAAGCGGTACTACTGGATATGGATGGCACAATTGTCGATGCCTTCCCTCCGATCATTCGTGCGTTGAACCAGACATTCGTTGAATATGGACTTCCGCAGATGACCCCTGAAGAGGTTAAGCGACATACAGGCCGCGGTGACTGCAGCATGATCTCCCTTTTCGGCGACAGGCGTGAAGAGGCGGGCAAGCGTTTTCTCGAGATTCACGATGAAGATTATCTCGACCATATCAAACCCCTGGCTGGAGCTGAAACGCTGTTACACTGGCTCGGAAAGCAGAGCATTCCGTGCGCTATCGTGACCAGCAAAAGTCAGATGCGGGCCGAGGCACAACTTGATGCACTGGGCTGGCACCAGCATGTTGATGCTGTTATCGGCAAGATTGACGGTCGACCGGAAAAACCGGATCCCACCCCTGTTCTTCTGGCCTGTGAAGCACTTAGCATCCCCGTTGCAAATACTGTCATGGTCGGTGATGGCGTGGCCGACATGAAGGCTGCAAAACGTGCCGGCAGCCGGGGCCTTGGCCTGTGCGACTCGTTTTCGCAGCATGAACTTGAAGAAGCAGGGGCATTCCTCTGCTTCGACTCTCTGGTTGAAATACATGCCTGGCTGAAAGAGCGGTCATGA
- a CDS encoding aminotransferase class IV translates to MTLTAWVNGRFVPLEEATIHIEDRGFQFADGVYEVIACFGGRFLELEAHLDRLENSCEGIGISLLKSRPELIELIHDTYHRNPFDHAMIYIQATRGIAPRSHLLTQEVEPTLVITARELPSPSAEKLTHGASAITLPDIRWKRCDIKSIALLASVIGKQEAARQGVDEAFWLDDEGHILEGCATNCFAVINGELVTHPLDHHVLGGITRHLALKVAREHDITIVERPWRLDEPGLSECMMSSTTNAVVAVSNIDGVTIGNGAAGPISTNLRQWILDEFEAMKQ, encoded by the coding sequence ATGACGCTGACGGCCTGGGTTAATGGTCGCTTTGTTCCGCTTGAAGAGGCCACCATTCACATTGAGGATCGCGGCTTCCAGTTCGCCGATGGCGTTTATGAAGTCATCGCCTGTTTCGGAGGCAGATTCCTAGAGCTTGAAGCCCACCTCGATCGGCTTGAAAACTCGTGCGAAGGTATCGGCATCTCGCTGCTGAAGTCACGACCGGAACTGATCGAACTGATCCATGATACTTACCATCGCAACCCTTTCGATCATGCCATGATCTATATTCAGGCAACCCGGGGCATTGCACCTCGCAGCCATCTGCTGACACAGGAAGTCGAGCCTACGCTGGTCATTACCGCACGCGAGCTTCCCTCCCCGTCTGCAGAAAAACTCACGCATGGTGCTTCAGCAATTACGCTTCCAGACATTCGCTGGAAACGCTGCGATATTAAATCGATCGCACTGTTGGCCAGCGTGATCGGCAAACAGGAGGCGGCAAGACAGGGTGTCGATGAGGCATTCTGGCTTGATGATGAGGGACATATTCTTGAGGGGTGTGCCACCAACTGCTTCGCCGTCATCAATGGAGAGTTGGTCACCCATCCTCTCGATCATCATGTGCTCGGTGGCATCACCCGCCACCTGGCACTGAAAGTTGCACGCGAACACGATATAACTATCGTTGAACGGCCTTGGAGGCTTGATGAACCGGGATTGTCTGAGTGCATGATGAGCAGCACAACCAATGCTGTCGTAGCGGTCAGCAATATTGATGGAGTAACAATCGGTAATGGGGCTGCAGGCCCGATAAGCACAAACCTTCGCCAGTGGATACTGGATGAGTTCGAGGCCATGAAACAGTGA
- a CDS encoding D-alanyl-D-alanine carboxypeptidase family protein, translating to MISASEAASVSWPKAPQVDATSWAVIDARSGQVVSANNANQELPPASLTKMMTLYLAFEEIKLGRLDLNTRITVSQKAWKIGGSTMFLEPRLTPTVKEVLHGIATLSGNDACIALAEHIDGSEAGFAQRMNEKAKKLGLEDSHFVNATGFPEEGHYSSAMDMAKLGAALWRDFPDMYEIFNEREYTYDGRTQPNRNRLLWSYPDADGIKTGHTEEAGYCLVGSAEKDTTRFVAAVFGTSSDRARAAHTKTLLKFSFRNFVTLRPSERDIRRQVEVFEGTEGEVWLKPADPIWITVPKGNESALSFRLRYDAPLKAPIKEGEKLGTIDAVFGTDRDNAEVLKSVDMVATRGVERASWISRQWDGLRLWWREGDEGSASETE from the coding sequence ATGATCTCAGCCTCCGAGGCAGCTTCGGTATCATGGCCAAAAGCACCGCAAGTTGATGCCACCTCCTGGGCTGTGATTGATGCACGCTCGGGACAGGTGGTCTCTGCCAACAATGCCAACCAGGAGTTGCCACCGGCAAGCCTGACCAAGATGATGACACTCTACCTCGCCTTTGAAGAGATCAAACTCGGACGCCTGGACCTGAACACCCGCATTACTGTCAGTCAAAAAGCGTGGAAGATCGGTGGCAGCACCATGTTCCTTGAGCCGCGCCTGACACCAACCGTGAAAGAGGTCTTACACGGTATCGCCACCCTTTCCGGAAACGATGCCTGCATCGCTCTGGCGGAACATATCGATGGCTCGGAAGCGGGCTTTGCCCAGCGCATGAACGAGAAGGCGAAGAAACTGGGCCTCGAAGACAGTCATTTTGTGAATGCCACCGGCTTCCCTGAAGAGGGCCATTACAGCTCAGCCATGGATATGGCAAAGCTGGGTGCCGCACTCTGGCGTGACTTTCCGGATATGTACGAAATCTTCAATGAGAGAGAATACACCTACGATGGTCGCACCCAGCCCAACCGTAACCGCCTGCTCTGGAGCTACCCGGATGCCGATGGTATTAAAACCGGACACACAGAAGAGGCTGGCTACTGCCTTGTCGGCTCTGCCGAAAAGGACACCACCCGCTTTGTGGCTGCTGTGTTCGGGACCAGCTCTGACCGGGCACGCGCCGCACACACCAAAACGCTGCTGAAATTCAGCTTCCGTAACTTTGTAACACTGCGCCCTTCCGAGCGTGACATTCGCCGTCAGGTTGAGGTGTTCGAAGGCACTGAAGGTGAAGTCTGGTTGAAGCCTGCAGATCCGATCTGGATTACCGTTCCCAAAGGCAACGAATCCGCACTCTCCTTCCGCCTCCGCTATGATGCACCGCTGAAAGCACCAATCAAAGAGGGTGAAAAACTTGGCACTATCGATGCTGTATTCGGAACTGACCGCGACAATGCGGAAGTACTCAAGTCTGTAGATATGGTAGCCACTCGCGGTGTTGAACGTGCCTCCTGGATAAGCAGGCAGTGGGATGGGCTGCGCCTCTGGTGGCGTGAAGGCGATGAAGGGTCCGCTTCGGAAACCGAATAA
- a CDS encoding RluA family pseudouridine synthase, translating to MKDSSQSDYQDLRATIGSEHRGKRLDQALAECFPLSRRRIRRAIDEGGVYLNRKRCRTAGRTLKPGDTVRVVLLENEQLVPFEALQLIWQRPPLYLINKKSGQYAQEALHRSRGTLPDELARHLNLPPREAENLRPVHRLDRGTSGLMLFSSDPGQLNHIQSHWKDAAFKHYLAVTEPAPDWDKKTITLAIDKKRDSRGCYHVSESGRPCESEARVIERRGNRALLELIPVTGRTHQLRVHLSALGCPILGDVRYGGKAHKRLMLHARYLRLDAPALKSSEAWEAQPEENWQW from the coding sequence TTGAAGGATTCATCACAATCCGACTATCAGGATCTTCGCGCCACTATTGGAAGCGAACATCGGGGTAAACGACTGGATCAGGCGCTGGCTGAATGCTTCCCCCTTTCACGGCGCAGAATTCGCAGGGCCATTGATGAGGGTGGTGTATATCTCAATCGCAAGCGCTGCCGCACGGCCGGACGCACTCTGAAACCGGGTGATACTGTCAGGGTGGTTCTGCTTGAGAATGAACAGCTTGTTCCTTTTGAAGCCTTGCAACTGATCTGGCAGAGGCCGCCGCTCTATCTTATCAACAAAAAGAGCGGGCAATATGCGCAGGAGGCCCTGCACCGTAGCCGTGGCACACTGCCCGATGAGCTTGCCCGCCACCTCAATTTGCCTCCCAGAGAGGCGGAAAACCTCAGGCCTGTTCACCGTCTCGATCGGGGCACATCAGGCCTGATGCTTTTCTCGTCCGACCCCGGTCAACTCAACCATATCCAGTCACACTGGAAAGATGCGGCCTTCAAACACTATCTTGCAGTCACTGAACCGGCTCCGGATTGGGATAAGAAGACAATCACACTCGCCATCGACAAAAAAAGGGACAGCAGAGGATGTTACCATGTTTCCGAATCAGGCCGCCCATGTGAAAGTGAGGCACGCGTGATTGAAAGACGCGGAAACCGGGCGCTGCTTGAACTGATCCCTGTTACTGGTAGAACTCACCAATTGCGTGTCCACCTTTCCGCATTAGGATGCCCCATTCTTGGTGATGTCCGTTACGGCGGCAAAGCACACAAACGCCTTATGCTTCACGCCCGCTATTTGCGCCTGGATGCACCGGCCCTTAAAAGTAGTGAAGCGTGGGAAGCTCAACCCGAGGAGAATTGGCAATGGTAA
- a CDS encoding LOG family protein, protein MARPRLTAFGSSRLGPDSTEYGDVLRLSKSIAESGWDGMTGGHQGMMAAFSEGIHAGGGHIRGITLERFPTPPNNTLSEEIRSRNFFDRMGTLIEEAQAWLVLPGGLGTLAEVAMTWDLLAIRVLEPRPLLLYGDMWRPVIDTLSDNLILSADRAFESIRICDNHEDVLLALKQFS, encoded by the coding sequence ATGGCCAGACCTCGCCTGACCGCATTCGGCTCATCACGCCTCGGCCCTGACAGCACCGAATATGGTGATGTCCTTAGGCTCTCGAAATCCATCGCTGAATCAGGGTGGGATGGGATGACAGGCGGGCATCAGGGTATGATGGCGGCCTTCTCTGAAGGCATTCATGCCGGCGGTGGCCATATCCGCGGCATCACGCTGGAACGTTTCCCTACCCCGCCAAACAACACCCTGAGTGAAGAGATCAGGTCCCGGAACTTTTTCGATCGTATGGGAACCCTCATCGAGGAGGCGCAGGCATGGCTTGTGCTGCCGGGTGGACTGGGAACACTGGCGGAGGTTGCCATGACCTGGGACCTGCTTGCCATCCGGGTGCTTGAGCCACGTCCCCTGCTGCTATACGGCGATATGTGGAGACCAGTGATCGACACTCTGTCGGACAATCTGATTCTCTCTGCCGACAGGGCCTTCGAATCCATTCGCATCTGCGATAACCATGAGGATGTGCTACTGGCACTGAAACAGTTCAGTTGA
- a CDS encoding septal ring lytic transglycosylase RlpA family protein, whose protein sequence is MLIAVVSGCSKQKADGAPPSPRTDTPALPDGKGGIHKTGNPYKVSGRWYTPMKSVSAYDETGIASWYGDAFHGKRTANGEWYDMYTLSAAHKTLPLPTLVRVTNLENGRSVIVRVNDRGPFVKDRLIDLSYAAANSLGYMHNGTARVRVQTLDQSPVIEANTPPQADTSVVAAPPLTPPPVFTPPAAEKNEAAAVQNSAGIFVQLGAFGSEDNANRMRDSLLTKYPSVFLAPKQVADQKLYRVRIGPFIDMQQIEETMISLQKNGYSEAVVVIE, encoded by the coding sequence TTGCTGATAGCTGTTGTTTCAGGCTGCTCTAAACAGAAAGCGGATGGTGCCCCGCCGTCCCCAAGGACTGACACCCCTGCCCTGCCTGATGGAAAAGGCGGCATTCATAAAACCGGCAACCCTTACAAGGTGTCCGGCCGCTGGTACACGCCGATGAAAAGTGTATCGGCATATGATGAAACCGGTATCGCTTCATGGTATGGGGATGCGTTTCACGGCAAGCGCACAGCCAATGGGGAATGGTACGATATGTACACACTCTCGGCTGCCCATAAAACACTGCCGCTGCCGACACTGGTAAGAGTCACCAACCTGGAAAATGGCCGCAGCGTCATCGTACGGGTTAACGACCGTGGCCCGTTCGTTAAAGATAGACTGATCGATCTCTCCTATGCTGCTGCCAACTCACTTGGATACATGCATAATGGTACTGCGAGGGTGCGCGTACAGACACTGGACCAGAGTCCGGTTATTGAGGCAAACACCCCTCCACAAGCCGACACATCGGTAGTCGCGGCGCCTCCCCTTACGCCGCCACCCGTTTTTACACCGCCAGCAGCGGAAAAAAATGAAGCAGCGGCTGTACAAAACAGTGCCGGCATCTTTGTGCAGCTCGGCGCCTTCGGCTCCGAGGATAATGCCAACCGCATGCGTGACTCCCTGCTGACGAAGTACCCCTCTGTATTCCTGGCCCCCAAACAGGTGGCGGACCAAAAACTCTACCGGGTTCGTATTGGCCCTTTCATAGACATGCAGCAAATTGAAGAAACCATGATCTCCCTTCAGAAAAACGGCTACAGTGAAGCTGTGGTGGTCATTGAATAG